From Melospiza georgiana isolate bMelGeo1 chromosome 33, bMelGeo1.pri, whole genome shotgun sequence, the proteins below share one genomic window:
- the ADAR gene encoding double-stranded RNA-specific adenosine deaminase isoform X1: protein MVAARLTAQAPGARVRHQRAPAAAAAAARAGECGVSGSSCPGSAAAWLPRVSQQCAMSRGTGRGRGSCPTQPRHRYPSTNRGPFNHPRTLHETNQESFLRQCFLAEQDAEVSVLQGQGSHKEWRTRGGRAAAPAPAGRGQPSAAGRGFFSSQHPRLGTVPRYCPPQHHRQESSRRESDAVRLNFQRLSLAGQNYEGEILSVFRQLGEGRTCTAHELARKLRTQKKEVNRVLYKLLKEGKLHKEGETPPLWRVASPGSGRDRSPTDHSATCTDPANCESRGGERSTFGLGDTEMAETKEKICNYLYSVVETTALNLAKNIGFSRAKDVNAFLSALEKLGDVHKQNATPPRWSLTDRKRERMQMRMKASTIMQMADATPPESGLPSSFVPPHPLEVTAASPAAVKEEEEEESAENGQQPLGQAGQGSASDTEADASEDTKPDFSSLNNYDNSENSTWTTDDIPDDLNAISKQPDKSEGIMNSQSSPSYSAQFETALPCTPVEKLMACQEKNPVSGLTEYSQYTYQHCDFVMLEQNGPSHEPRFKFQVVINGRRFPPAEAGSKKLAKQEAAANAMRVLMSEVENGRQGGIKCEEPLPSNSSEPDLPLQLEPELSSAAAPLSLLPGKHPISILMEYGQKSGNIIEFQLLSQEGPPHDPRFSYCVKMGDQIFPAVVGNSKKGAKQMAAEVAVKILSGESLPHVLPEQPVVKPLSDQSMHNIATPDESKAMKTKGVGELIKYLNVNPVSGLLEYARSNGFAAEFKLIDQSGPPHDPKFVYQAKVGGRWFPAVTAHSKKQGKQEAADAALRVLIGESEKTERMEGMSITELPVSGSTLHDQLAMLSHQRFSSLTARLQHSLLGRKILAAIIMRRGEQGLGVVVSIGTGNRCVKGEELSLKGETVNDCHAEIISRRGFVRFLYSELMKYDPSNPSSAEESIFEQAGGQKLKIKSSVTFHLYVSTAPCGDGALFDKSCSDQPNEMGQPQHQPLFENPKQGKLRTKVENGEGTIPVESSDIVPTWDGIQHGERLRTMSCSDKILRWNVLGLQGALLSHFLEPVYLHSLTLGYLYSQGHLTRAICCRMERDGSTLKEKLQAPYHINHPEVGRVSVYDSARQTGKTKESSVNWCLADEGEVEILDGTKGKVDGVKLEVSRVSKRKMFALFQQLCAKHNRKDLQGFSVYSDAKEAATAYQAAKQSFFSTLEELGYGSWIRKPQEEENFSVLDV, encoded by the exons ATGGTTGCCGCGCGGCTCACTGCGCAGGCGCCTGGGGCTCGCGTGCGTCATCAGCGGGcgccggcagcggcggcagcggcggcaaG GGCGGGAGAGTGCGGAGTGAGTGGCAGCTCCTGTCCCGGCTCcgcagcagcctggctcccccGCGTGTCCCAGCAGTGCGCTATGAGCAGAGGCACCGGGCGAGGCAGAGGCTCCTGTCCCACCCAGCCGAGGCACCGCTACCCCAGCACTAACCGAGGTCCTTTTAACCACCCTCGTACCCTACACGAAACTAACCAGGAAAGCTTTTTGCGCCAGTGCTTCCTAGCAGAGCAGGACGCTGAAGTCTCTGTGttgcagggacagggatcacACAAGGAGTGGCGCACCAGAGGCGGGCGGGCTGCGGCACCggctcctgcaggcagaggtCAGCCCAGCGCTGCTGGCCGTGGCTTCTTCTCCAGCCAACACCCGCGGCTTGGGACTGTGCCTCGCTACTGCCCTCCGCAGCACCACCGGcaggagagctccaggagagagTCTGATGCTGTGAGGCTGAATTTTCAGAGACTGTCTCTTGCTGGGCAGAACTATGAAGGAGAAATCCTGAGTGTTTTCAGGCAGCTCGGGGAGGGGAGGACTTGCACGGCTCATGAGCTGGCACGTAAACTTAGAACTCAAAAGAAAGAGGTCAACCGTGTTTTGTATAAACTCCTCAAAGAAGGCAAGTTGCACAAAGAGGGAGAGACGCCACCACTGTGGAGGGTTGCCAGCCCTGGTTCAGGGAGAGATAGAAGCCCCACTGACCACAGTGCCACCTGCACAGATCCAGCAAATTgtgagagcagaggaggagagcGGAGCACGTTTGGCTTGGGAGACACAGAGATGGCTGAGACAAAGGAGAAAATCTGCAACTACTTGTACAGTGTGGTGGAAACAACAGCTCTCAATCTTGCCAAGAACATTGGGTTTTCCAGAGCCAAGGATGTTAATGCATTTCTTAGTGCTCTGGAAAAGCTGGGGGATGTCCACAAGCAGAATGCAACTCCACCACGGTGGTCCCTGACAGACAGGAAACGTGAGAGGATGCAGATGAGGATGAAGGCCAGCACAATAATGCAGATGGCAGATGCCACACCTCCTGAGTCAGGTCTTCCCTCTTCCTTTGTCCCTCCACATCCCCTAGAGGTGACTGCAGCTTCACCAGCAGCAgtgaaagaagaagaagaagaagaaagtgcAGAAAATGGGCAGCAGCCTTTGGGGCAGGCTGGTCAGGGCAGTGCCAGTGACACAGAGGCAGATGCATCTGAGGACACTAAGCCTGACTTCTCCAGTTTGAATAATTATGATAACTCAGAAAACAGCACGTGGACCACAGATGATATCCCAGATGATCTGAATGCTATCAGCAAGCAGCCTGATAAGTCAGAAGGCATCATGAATTCTCAGTCTTCCCCCAGTTATTCTGCCCAGTTTGAAACTGCTTTGCCATGTACACCTGTAGAGAAACTGATGGCTTGTCAGGAGAAGAACCCAGTGAGTGGCCTTACAGAATATTCCCAGTACACATACCAACACTGTGATTTTGTAATGCTGGAGCAGAATGGACCCTCTCATGAGCCACG GTTTAAGTTCCAGGTAGTGATCAACGGGCGCCGATTCCCACCAGCAGAAGCAGGGAGCAAAAAATTGGCcaagcaggaggcagcagctaaTGCCATGAGGGTCCTGATGAGTGAAGTGGAGAATGGAAGGCAAGGTGGAATTAAGTGTGAGGAGCCATTACCCTCCAACAGCTCAGAACCAGACCTG CCTTTGCAGCTGGAGCCAGAGCTGtcatctgcagcagctcccctcaGCCTGCTTCCTGGGAAGCACCCTATCAGCATATTAATGGAGTATGGTCAAAAATCAGGGAACATCATTGAATTCCAGCTGCTCTCTCAGGAAGGCCCACCTCATGATCCTAG GTTCAGCTACTGTGTGAAAATGGGTGACCAAATTTTCCCTGCTGTGGTAGGAAACAGCAAGAAGGGAGCAAAGCAAATGGCAGCAGAAGTTGCTGTGAAGATCCTTTCTGGAGAGTCTTTACCCCATGTCTTGCCTGAACAG CCTGTTGTGAAGCCCCTCAGTGACCAGTCCATGCACAATATTGCCACTCCAGATGAATCCAAAGCAATGAAAACAAAGGGTGTTGGGGAGCTTATCAAATATCTGAACGTCAATCCTGTCAGTGGCCTGCTGGAATACGCCCGTTCCAACGGGTTTGCTGCAGAGTTCAAACTCATTGACCAGTCAGGACCTCCCCATGACCCCAA GTTTGTGTATCAGGCAAAGGTTGGAGGCCGCTGGTTCCCAGCTGTGACTGCACACAGCAAGAAGCAGGGCAAGCAGGAGGCAGCTGATGCAGCTCTCAGAGTCCTCATTGGGGAATCAGAGAAGACCGAGCGCATGGAAGGGATGAGCATCACTGAG ctccctgtgagtGGCAGCACCCTGCACGATCAGCTGGCCATGCTGAGCCACCAGCGCTTCAGCTCGCTCACCGCTcgcctccagcacagcctgctgggCCGCAAGATCCTGGCTGCCATCATCATGAGGAGAGGAGAACAGGGCCTGGGAGTGGTGGTCAGCATTGGAACAG gtAATCGCTGTGTTAAAGGAGAAGAGCTAAGCTTGAAGGGGGAGACAGTGAATGACTGTCATGCAGAAATCATTTCTCGAAGAGGCTTTGTGAG gtttctttACAGTGAGCTGATGAAGTATGACCCATCTAATCCTTCCTCTGCAGAAGAGAGCATTTTTGAGCAAGCAGGAGGACAGAAACTCAAAATAAAGAGCAGTGTTACCTTCCACCTCTATGTCAG CACAGCACCATGTGGGGATGGAGCACTCTTTGATAAATCCTGCAGTGATCAGCCAAATGAGATGGGACAGCCCCAACATCAGCCTCTCTTTGAGAACCCCAAGCAAGGCAAGCTGCGGACCAAGGTGGAGAATG GAGAAGGCACCATTCCTGTGGAGTCAAGTGACATTGTGCCCACGTGGGACGGGATCCAGCACGGGGAGCGCTTACGGACCATGTCCTGCAGCGACAAAATCTTACGCTGGAATGTTCTGGGCTTGCAAGGGGCATTGCTGTCACACTTCCTGGAGCCAGTTTATCTCCACTCTCTGACACTTG GTTATTTGTACAGCCAGGGTCACTTGACCCGTGCCATCTGCTGCCGTATGGAGAGGGATGGGAGCACTCTGAAGGAAAAGCTCCAGGCTCCATATCACATCAACCACCCTGAG GTTGGGCGAGTCAGCGTGTACGACTCCGCAAGGCAGACGGGCAAGACCAAGGAGTCATCAGTGAACTGGTGTCTTGCTGATGAAGGCGAAGTGGAAATCTTGGATGGCACCAAAGGGAAAGTAGATGG TGTGAAGCTGGAGGTGTCTCGTGTGTCCAAGAGGAAAATGTTCGCCCTGTTCCAGCAGCTGTGTGCAAAGCACAACCGCAAAGACCTGCAGGGTTTCTCTGTGTACTCAGATGCCAaggaggcagccacagcttacCAGGCAGCCAAGCAGAGCTTCTTCAGCACGCTGGAAGAGCTGGGCTACGGCAGCTGGATCCGCAAACcccaagaggaagaaaatttttctgTCCTTGACGTGTAA
- the ADAR gene encoding double-stranded RNA-specific adenosine deaminase isoform X2 — MRLRAGECGVSGSSCPGSAAAWLPRVSQQCAMSRGTGRGRGSCPTQPRHRYPSTNRGPFNHPRTLHETNQESFLRQCFLAEQDAEVSVLQGQGSHKEWRTRGGRAAAPAPAGRGQPSAAGRGFFSSQHPRLGTVPRYCPPQHHRQESSRRESDAVRLNFQRLSLAGQNYEGEILSVFRQLGEGRTCTAHELARKLRTQKKEVNRVLYKLLKEGKLHKEGETPPLWRVASPGSGRDRSPTDHSATCTDPANCESRGGERSTFGLGDTEMAETKEKICNYLYSVVETTALNLAKNIGFSRAKDVNAFLSALEKLGDVHKQNATPPRWSLTDRKRERMQMRMKASTIMQMADATPPESGLPSSFVPPHPLEVTAASPAAVKEEEEEESAENGQQPLGQAGQGSASDTEADASEDTKPDFSSLNNYDNSENSTWTTDDIPDDLNAISKQPDKSEGIMNSQSSPSYSAQFETALPCTPVEKLMACQEKNPVSGLTEYSQYTYQHCDFVMLEQNGPSHEPRFKFQVVINGRRFPPAEAGSKKLAKQEAAANAMRVLMSEVENGRQGGIKCEEPLPSNSSEPDLPLQLEPELSSAAAPLSLLPGKHPISILMEYGQKSGNIIEFQLLSQEGPPHDPRFSYCVKMGDQIFPAVVGNSKKGAKQMAAEVAVKILSGESLPHVLPEQPVVKPLSDQSMHNIATPDESKAMKTKGVGELIKYLNVNPVSGLLEYARSNGFAAEFKLIDQSGPPHDPKFVYQAKVGGRWFPAVTAHSKKQGKQEAADAALRVLIGESEKTERMEGMSITELPVSGSTLHDQLAMLSHQRFSSLTARLQHSLLGRKILAAIIMRRGEQGLGVVVSIGTGNRCVKGEELSLKGETVNDCHAEIISRRGFVRFLYSELMKYDPSNPSSAEESIFEQAGGQKLKIKSSVTFHLYVSTAPCGDGALFDKSCSDQPNEMGQPQHQPLFENPKQGKLRTKVENGEGTIPVESSDIVPTWDGIQHGERLRTMSCSDKILRWNVLGLQGALLSHFLEPVYLHSLTLGYLYSQGHLTRAICCRMERDGSTLKEKLQAPYHINHPEVGRVSVYDSARQTGKTKESSVNWCLADEGEVEILDGTKGKVDGVKLEVSRVSKRKMFALFQQLCAKHNRKDLQGFSVYSDAKEAATAYQAAKQSFFSTLEELGYGSWIRKPQEEENFSVLDV, encoded by the exons ATGAGACTGAG GGCGGGAGAGTGCGGAGTGAGTGGCAGCTCCTGTCCCGGCTCcgcagcagcctggctcccccGCGTGTCCCAGCAGTGCGCTATGAGCAGAGGCACCGGGCGAGGCAGAGGCTCCTGTCCCACCCAGCCGAGGCACCGCTACCCCAGCACTAACCGAGGTCCTTTTAACCACCCTCGTACCCTACACGAAACTAACCAGGAAAGCTTTTTGCGCCAGTGCTTCCTAGCAGAGCAGGACGCTGAAGTCTCTGTGttgcagggacagggatcacACAAGGAGTGGCGCACCAGAGGCGGGCGGGCTGCGGCACCggctcctgcaggcagaggtCAGCCCAGCGCTGCTGGCCGTGGCTTCTTCTCCAGCCAACACCCGCGGCTTGGGACTGTGCCTCGCTACTGCCCTCCGCAGCACCACCGGcaggagagctccaggagagagTCTGATGCTGTGAGGCTGAATTTTCAGAGACTGTCTCTTGCTGGGCAGAACTATGAAGGAGAAATCCTGAGTGTTTTCAGGCAGCTCGGGGAGGGGAGGACTTGCACGGCTCATGAGCTGGCACGTAAACTTAGAACTCAAAAGAAAGAGGTCAACCGTGTTTTGTATAAACTCCTCAAAGAAGGCAAGTTGCACAAAGAGGGAGAGACGCCACCACTGTGGAGGGTTGCCAGCCCTGGTTCAGGGAGAGATAGAAGCCCCACTGACCACAGTGCCACCTGCACAGATCCAGCAAATTgtgagagcagaggaggagagcGGAGCACGTTTGGCTTGGGAGACACAGAGATGGCTGAGACAAAGGAGAAAATCTGCAACTACTTGTACAGTGTGGTGGAAACAACAGCTCTCAATCTTGCCAAGAACATTGGGTTTTCCAGAGCCAAGGATGTTAATGCATTTCTTAGTGCTCTGGAAAAGCTGGGGGATGTCCACAAGCAGAATGCAACTCCACCACGGTGGTCCCTGACAGACAGGAAACGTGAGAGGATGCAGATGAGGATGAAGGCCAGCACAATAATGCAGATGGCAGATGCCACACCTCCTGAGTCAGGTCTTCCCTCTTCCTTTGTCCCTCCACATCCCCTAGAGGTGACTGCAGCTTCACCAGCAGCAgtgaaagaagaagaagaagaagaaagtgcAGAAAATGGGCAGCAGCCTTTGGGGCAGGCTGGTCAGGGCAGTGCCAGTGACACAGAGGCAGATGCATCTGAGGACACTAAGCCTGACTTCTCCAGTTTGAATAATTATGATAACTCAGAAAACAGCACGTGGACCACAGATGATATCCCAGATGATCTGAATGCTATCAGCAAGCAGCCTGATAAGTCAGAAGGCATCATGAATTCTCAGTCTTCCCCCAGTTATTCTGCCCAGTTTGAAACTGCTTTGCCATGTACACCTGTAGAGAAACTGATGGCTTGTCAGGAGAAGAACCCAGTGAGTGGCCTTACAGAATATTCCCAGTACACATACCAACACTGTGATTTTGTAATGCTGGAGCAGAATGGACCCTCTCATGAGCCACG GTTTAAGTTCCAGGTAGTGATCAACGGGCGCCGATTCCCACCAGCAGAAGCAGGGAGCAAAAAATTGGCcaagcaggaggcagcagctaaTGCCATGAGGGTCCTGATGAGTGAAGTGGAGAATGGAAGGCAAGGTGGAATTAAGTGTGAGGAGCCATTACCCTCCAACAGCTCAGAACCAGACCTG CCTTTGCAGCTGGAGCCAGAGCTGtcatctgcagcagctcccctcaGCCTGCTTCCTGGGAAGCACCCTATCAGCATATTAATGGAGTATGGTCAAAAATCAGGGAACATCATTGAATTCCAGCTGCTCTCTCAGGAAGGCCCACCTCATGATCCTAG GTTCAGCTACTGTGTGAAAATGGGTGACCAAATTTTCCCTGCTGTGGTAGGAAACAGCAAGAAGGGAGCAAAGCAAATGGCAGCAGAAGTTGCTGTGAAGATCCTTTCTGGAGAGTCTTTACCCCATGTCTTGCCTGAACAG CCTGTTGTGAAGCCCCTCAGTGACCAGTCCATGCACAATATTGCCACTCCAGATGAATCCAAAGCAATGAAAACAAAGGGTGTTGGGGAGCTTATCAAATATCTGAACGTCAATCCTGTCAGTGGCCTGCTGGAATACGCCCGTTCCAACGGGTTTGCTGCAGAGTTCAAACTCATTGACCAGTCAGGACCTCCCCATGACCCCAA GTTTGTGTATCAGGCAAAGGTTGGAGGCCGCTGGTTCCCAGCTGTGACTGCACACAGCAAGAAGCAGGGCAAGCAGGAGGCAGCTGATGCAGCTCTCAGAGTCCTCATTGGGGAATCAGAGAAGACCGAGCGCATGGAAGGGATGAGCATCACTGAG ctccctgtgagtGGCAGCACCCTGCACGATCAGCTGGCCATGCTGAGCCACCAGCGCTTCAGCTCGCTCACCGCTcgcctccagcacagcctgctgggCCGCAAGATCCTGGCTGCCATCATCATGAGGAGAGGAGAACAGGGCCTGGGAGTGGTGGTCAGCATTGGAACAG gtAATCGCTGTGTTAAAGGAGAAGAGCTAAGCTTGAAGGGGGAGACAGTGAATGACTGTCATGCAGAAATCATTTCTCGAAGAGGCTTTGTGAG gtttctttACAGTGAGCTGATGAAGTATGACCCATCTAATCCTTCCTCTGCAGAAGAGAGCATTTTTGAGCAAGCAGGAGGACAGAAACTCAAAATAAAGAGCAGTGTTACCTTCCACCTCTATGTCAG CACAGCACCATGTGGGGATGGAGCACTCTTTGATAAATCCTGCAGTGATCAGCCAAATGAGATGGGACAGCCCCAACATCAGCCTCTCTTTGAGAACCCCAAGCAAGGCAAGCTGCGGACCAAGGTGGAGAATG GAGAAGGCACCATTCCTGTGGAGTCAAGTGACATTGTGCCCACGTGGGACGGGATCCAGCACGGGGAGCGCTTACGGACCATGTCCTGCAGCGACAAAATCTTACGCTGGAATGTTCTGGGCTTGCAAGGGGCATTGCTGTCACACTTCCTGGAGCCAGTTTATCTCCACTCTCTGACACTTG GTTATTTGTACAGCCAGGGTCACTTGACCCGTGCCATCTGCTGCCGTATGGAGAGGGATGGGAGCACTCTGAAGGAAAAGCTCCAGGCTCCATATCACATCAACCACCCTGAG GTTGGGCGAGTCAGCGTGTACGACTCCGCAAGGCAGACGGGCAAGACCAAGGAGTCATCAGTGAACTGGTGTCTTGCTGATGAAGGCGAAGTGGAAATCTTGGATGGCACCAAAGGGAAAGTAGATGG TGTGAAGCTGGAGGTGTCTCGTGTGTCCAAGAGGAAAATGTTCGCCCTGTTCCAGCAGCTGTGTGCAAAGCACAACCGCAAAGACCTGCAGGGTTTCTCTGTGTACTCAGATGCCAaggaggcagccacagcttacCAGGCAGCCAAGCAGAGCTTCTTCAGCACGCTGGAAGAGCTGGGCTACGGCAGCTGGATCCGCAAACcccaagaggaagaaaatttttctgTCCTTGACGTGTAA
- the CHRNB2 gene encoding neuronal acetylcholine receptor subunit beta-2, whose protein sequence is MALLRVLCLLAALRRSLGTDTEERLVEYLLDPARYNKLIRPATNGSELVTVQLMVSLAQLISVHEREQIMTTNVWLTQEWEDYRLTWKPEDFDNMKKVRLPSKHIWLPDVVLYNNADGMYEVSFYSNAVISYDGSIFWLPPAIYKSACKIEVKHFPFDQQNCTMKFRSWTYDRTEIDLVLKSEVASLDDFTPSGEWDIVALPGRRNENPDDSTYVDITYDFIIRRKPLFYTINLIIPCILITSLAILVFYLPSDCGEKMTLCISVLLALTVFLLLISKIVPPTSLDVPLVGKYLMFTMVLVTFSIVTSVCVLNVHHRSPTTHTMPPWVRTLFLHKLPALLFMKQPRQSCARQRLRQRRHTQERAAAAAATLFVQAGAHTCTCYANPGAAKAAEGLNGYRERQGQAAGPGAGCGCGLEEAVDGVRFIADHMRSEDDDQSVSEDWKYVAMVIDRLFLWIFVFVCVFGTIGMFLQPLFQNYTTNSLLQLGQGTPTSK, encoded by the exons ATGGCGCTGCTCCGCGTCCTCTGCCTTCTCGCTGCCCTCAGAC GGAGCCTGGGCACGGACACGGAGGAGCGGCTGGTTGAGTACCTGCTGGACCCTGCTCGCTATAACAAGCTGATCCGGCCGGCGACCAATGGCTCGGAGCTGGTGACCGTGCAGCTGATGGTGTCGCTGGCGCAGCTCATCAGCGTG cacGAGCGGGAGCAGATCATGACCACAAACGTCTGGCTGACCCAG GAGTGGGAGGACTATCGCCTCACGTGGAAGCCTGAGGACTTTGACAACATGAAGAAGGTCCGCTTGCCCTCCAAGCACATCTGGCTGCCTGATGTGGTGCTCTACAACAA TGCCGATGGGATGTACGAGGTCTCCTTTTACTCCAATGCGGTGATCTCCTACGACGGCAGCATCTTCTGGCTGCCCCCCGCCATCTACAAGAGCGCCTGCAAGATCGAGGTGAAGCACTTCCCCTTTGACCAGCAGAACTGCACCATGAAGTTCCGCTCCTGGACCTACGACCGCACCGAGATCGACCTGGTGCTGAAGAGCGAGGTGGCCAGCCTGGATGACTTCACCCCCAGCGGCGAGTGGGACATCgtggcgctgccggggcggCGCAACGAGAACCCCGACGACTCCACCTACGTGGACATCACGTACGACTTCATCATCCGGCGCAAGCCGCTCTTCTACACCATCAACCTCATCATCCCCTGCATCCTCATCACCTCCCTGGCCATCCTCGTGTTTTACCTCCCGTCCGACTGCGGCGAGAAGATGACGCTCTGCATCTCTGTCCTGCTCGCCCTCACCGTATTCCTCCTGCTCATCTCCAAGATCGTGCCACCCACCTCACTGGACGTACCACTGGTGGGCAAGTACCTCATGTTCACCATGGTGCTGGTGACCTTCTCCATCGTCACCAGCGTCTGCGTCCTCAACGTGCACCACCGCTCGCCCACCACGCACACCATGCCGCCCTGGGTCCGCACCCTCTTCCTGCACAAGCTCCCGGCTCTGCTCTTCATGAAGCAGCCGCGGCAGAGCTGCGCCCGCCAGCGCCTGCGCCAGCGCCGGCACACGCAGGaacgcgccgccgccgccgccgccacgcTCTTCGTGCAGGCCGGGGCTCACACCTGCACCTGCTACGCCAACCCCGGCGCCGCCAAGGCTGCCGAGGGCCTCAACGGGTACCGGGAGCGGCAGGGGCAGGCGGCGGGCCCCGGGGCGGGCTGCGGCTGCGGGCTGGAGGAGGCGGTGGACGGCGTGCGCTTCATCGCCGACCACATGCGCAGCGAGGATGACGATCAGAGC GTGAGCGAGGACTGGAAGTACGTGGCCATGGTCATCGACCGCCTCTTCCTATGGATCTTCGTCTTCGTCTGTGTCTTTGGCACCATTGGCatgttcctgcagcccctcttcCAGAACTACACCACCaactccctgctgcagctcggCCAGGGCACCCCCACCTCCAAATAG